A portion of the Phyllobacterium zundukense genome contains these proteins:
- a CDS encoding Bug family tripartite tricarboxylate transporter substrate binding protein, with product MTQPAIAQSADYPNRLVRIVLPFPPGTSNDLAIRMLAERLSKQWGQPVVVENRPGASSIIGTVVVVKAPADGYTLLATISLLAQNHTLIRNLPYDALRDLVPVTELNRQQLAVYVRDDSPFYSVADLLSHARTHPGELKFATWGVGSTAHLMIEKIRLDKSAVMTHVPYKGGTDIVRAVLSDEVDVGAGDLRIASRSRLRVIAVTGPSRLIALPQVGTLAEAGVDGFGDYSWFGLFAPAGTPPEIVRKISDSINRVQSDPTLAKRLTDDMLATPTFTTPEEFSKIFQESVNTWASFIKATGVATDQ from the coding sequence TTGACCCAACCAGCCATCGCTCAGAGTGCGGACTATCCAAACCGTCTTGTGCGTATTGTTCTGCCGTTCCCGCCCGGCACGTCCAACGACCTGGCGATACGAATGCTTGCCGAGAGGCTGTCGAAGCAATGGGGTCAACCCGTAGTCGTGGAAAATAGACCTGGCGCCTCGTCAATCATCGGGACCGTTGTGGTAGTGAAGGCGCCCGCGGATGGCTACACACTGCTGGCGACGATTTCGCTACTCGCCCAGAATCATACGCTCATAAGGAATCTACCCTATGACGCGCTTCGTGACCTGGTGCCCGTCACGGAGTTGAACCGCCAACAATTGGCCGTATATGTCCGCGACGATTCTCCCTTCTACAGCGTCGCAGATCTTCTTTCGCATGCTAGGACGCATCCTGGCGAACTTAAATTTGCCACTTGGGGTGTTGGCTCGACTGCACACCTGATGATCGAAAAAATCCGCCTCGACAAGAGCGCAGTGATGACGCACGTCCCCTACAAGGGCGGCACGGATATAGTCAGAGCGGTTCTATCCGATGAGGTGGATGTGGGTGCCGGTGACTTGCGTATCGCGAGCCGGTCCCGTCTAAGAGTAATCGCTGTAACCGGCCCATCCCGCTTGATTGCATTACCGCAAGTGGGCACACTTGCAGAGGCGGGAGTTGACGGATTTGGAGACTACAGTTGGTTTGGCCTATTCGCCCCGGCAGGTACGCCGCCGGAAATTGTCCGGAAGATCTCGGATTCTATCAACCGGGTGCAGTCCGATCCGACGCTCGCCAAGCGGCTCACAGATGACATGTTGGCCACACCAACTTTCACAACGCCCGAGGAGTTCTCAAAGATTTTTCAGGAGAGCGTTAACACTT